The following proteins come from a genomic window of Streptomyces sp. NBC_01716:
- a CDS encoding serine hydrolase domain-containing protein translates to MTSPLEDLLPGTRRALLHRIATAQSEGRAPSLVGAVARDGRTVWSGGRSCVDGHEPDADTQYRIGSITKCFTAVLVLRLRDEGLLDLGDPLEKHLPGTGVGAVTIAQLLGHGAGLAAEAPAPWWERTPGTTRPELADVLGEHPVLHPAGRLHHYSNPGYTLLGSLIEAIRGASWEEVLRREILEPLSLRRTSTQPVAPAAGGWAVHPWADAILPEPAEDLGLMAPAGQLWSTADDLCRFGAFLAEGDDRVLSAASLREARTPATPPESGEWDGGYGLGVQLARRRGRTLAGHTGSLPGFVAALWVSAEDGLVAVALANATSGPLVGAIAADLIGIVADAEPRIPEPWRPLPEVDQTLLELTGPWYWGASPFVLRLTADGGLDFRPLRAAGRRSRFTARPDGTWTGLDGYYTGETLRVVRRPDGRVSHLDLGSFVYTREPYEPGDAVPGGVDEQGWRGL, encoded by the coding sequence ATGACCTCACCTTTGGAAGACCTCCTTCCCGGTACGCGACGGGCCCTGCTGCACCGCATCGCCACCGCGCAGTCGGAGGGCCGCGCTCCCTCGCTCGTCGGCGCGGTCGCCCGCGACGGGCGCACCGTCTGGTCGGGCGGGCGCAGTTGTGTGGACGGGCACGAGCCGGACGCGGACACCCAGTACCGGATCGGCTCGATCACCAAGTGCTTCACCGCCGTTCTGGTGCTGCGGCTGCGCGACGAGGGGCTGCTCGATCTGGGTGACCCGCTGGAGAAACACCTTCCCGGCACCGGGGTCGGTGCGGTCACCATCGCCCAACTGCTCGGCCACGGGGCGGGCTTGGCGGCCGAGGCACCGGCGCCCTGGTGGGAGCGCACCCCGGGTACGACACGGCCCGAGCTGGCGGATGTCCTCGGCGAGCACCCCGTGCTGCACCCCGCCGGGCGGCTGCATCATTACTCCAACCCCGGCTACACCCTGCTCGGTTCGCTGATCGAGGCGATCCGCGGCGCGTCCTGGGAGGAGGTGCTGCGGCGGGAGATCCTGGAGCCGCTGTCCCTGCGCCGTACGAGCACACAGCCCGTCGCCCCGGCGGCAGGCGGCTGGGCCGTGCATCCCTGGGCCGACGCGATTCTGCCCGAACCCGCCGAGGACCTCGGTCTGATGGCCCCCGCCGGCCAGCTCTGGTCGACGGCCGACGACCTGTGCCGCTTCGGCGCGTTCCTCGCCGAGGGCGACGACCGTGTCCTGAGCGCGGCGTCCCTGCGGGAGGCCCGGACGCCCGCCACACCTCCGGAGAGCGGGGAGTGGGACGGCGGTTACGGGCTCGGCGTGCAGCTGGCCCGCCGGAGGGGCCGCACGCTGGCCGGGCACACCGGCTCGCTGCCGGGCTTCGTCGCCGCGCTCTGGGTGAGTGCCGAGGACGGGCTGGTCGCCGTCGCTCTCGCCAACGCCACCTCGGGACCGCTCGTTGGCGCCATCGCCGCCGATCTCATCGGCATCGTGGCGGACGCGGAGCCCCGTATCCCCGAGCCGTGGCGGCCGCTGCCCGAGGTCGACCAGACGCTGCTGGAGCTCACGGGCCCCTGGTACTGGGGCGCGAGTCCGTTCGTACTGCGCCTCACGGCGGACGGTGGGCTGGACTTCCGGCCGCTGCGCGCGGCGGGCCGCCGTTCCCGGTTCACGGCGCGGCCGGACGGGACATGGACGGGCCTCGACGGTTACTACACGGGGGAGACGCTGCGGGTCGTCCGGCGCCCGGACGGCCGGGTGAGCCATCTCGACCTGGGCTCTTTCGTCTACACCCGCGAGCCGTACGAGCCGGGGGACGCGGTCCCGGGCGGGGTGGACGAACAGGGCTGGCGCGGCCTGTGA
- a CDS encoding GNAT family N-acetyltransferase — protein sequence MTDPHTDPRADPHTDPHTDAATDLRIRPAEAADLPAIVAMLADDRLGAARESPDDLTPYRRAFERLVDDPNQYQVVAERDGRVVGTLQLTIIAGISRRGATRSVIEGVRVHSDERGSGLGTRLIQWAIDESGRQGCQLVQLTSDASRTDALRFYERLGFTASHVGLKLSLETGA from the coding sequence ATGACCGATCCGCACACCGATCCGCGCGCAGATCCGCATACCGATCCGCACACCGATGCGGCCACGGATCTGCGTATACGGCCCGCCGAAGCCGCCGACCTCCCGGCGATCGTCGCCATGCTCGCCGACGACCGGCTGGGCGCGGCGCGCGAGTCGCCGGACGACCTCACGCCGTACCGCAGGGCCTTCGAGCGGCTCGTCGACGACCCGAACCAGTACCAGGTCGTCGCCGAGCGCGACGGACGCGTCGTCGGGACGCTGCAACTGACGATCATCGCGGGCATCTCCCGCCGGGGCGCCACACGGTCGGTCATCGAGGGCGTACGGGTGCACTCCGACGAGCGCGGCTCCGGACTCGGCACCCGGCTGATCCAGTGGGCCATCGACGAATCCGGGCGCCAGGGCTGCCAGTTGGTGCAGCTGACGTCCGACGCGTCGCGTACGGACGCCCTGCGATTCTACGAGCGGCTCGGCTTCACCGCGTCCCATGTCGGACTGAAGCTGAGCCTGGAGACCGGGGCGTAG
- a CDS encoding MarR family winged helix-turn-helix transcriptional regulator: MTATDPALTALAQGWVALSLLHSRIESHIERALQSGHDLSVREYSLLDVLSRQHDGEGGHLQMKQVADAVVLSQSATTRLVTRLEDRGLLTRYLCPTDRRGIYTDVSETGLRLLAEARPTNDTALREALDAAAANPELAPLVRAVEELRVPARSAPA; the protein is encoded by the coding sequence ATGACTGCCACGGACCCCGCACTCACCGCACTCGCCCAGGGCTGGGTGGCCCTCTCCCTGCTGCACAGCAGGATCGAGTCGCACATCGAGCGGGCTCTGCAGAGCGGGCACGACCTCAGCGTCCGCGAGTACTCACTGCTCGACGTCCTCAGCCGCCAGCACGACGGCGAAGGCGGACACCTCCAGATGAAGCAGGTCGCCGACGCCGTGGTCCTCAGCCAGAGCGCGACCACCCGTCTGGTCACCCGCCTTGAGGACCGGGGGCTCCTCACCCGCTATCTCTGTCCCACCGACCGGCGCGGGATCTACACCGACGTCAGCGAGACGGGCCTGCGGCTGCTGGCCGAGGCACGGCCGACCAACGACACCGCGCTGCGCGAGGCACTGGACGCGGCAGCGGCGAACCCTGAGCTCGCGCCGCTGGTCAGGGCCGTGGAAGAGCTGCGTGTGCCGGCGCGGTCGGCACCGGCGTAA
- a CDS encoding MFS transporter translates to MPLALLALAIGAFGIGTTEFVIMGLLPEVASEYGVTIPTAGHLVSGYALGVVLGAPIMTILGTRVSRKRMLMLLMGLFIAGNVVSALAPTFGLMLTGRVVASLAHGAFFGIGSVVAAGLVAPHKRAGAIAMMFTGLTLANVVGVPLGTYVGQNTGWRATFLLVAGLGVVGLAGVAKLVPEQPRPKGVRIRHEVAAFRNVQVLLAMGMTVLGFGGVFAAITYITPMMTRTAGFADSSVTWLLVLLGLGMVVGNLVGGRYADRHLMPMLYVSLGALSVVLALFTLTAHDKIAAAVTLFLIGALGFATVPPLQKRVLDQASGAPTLASAVNIGAFNLGNALAAWLGGLVIGAGLGYTAPNWVGAALAASALLLAVVSHTLERRAAHGGDGAATDLTGPGAAALAASVPTASAPTRRS, encoded by the coding sequence ATGCCACTCGCCCTCCTCGCCCTGGCCATCGGGGCGTTCGGGATCGGGACCACCGAATTCGTGATCATGGGGCTGCTCCCCGAGGTCGCCTCCGAGTACGGCGTCACCATCCCCACCGCGGGCCATCTGGTCAGCGGTTACGCCCTCGGGGTCGTACTCGGCGCGCCGATCATGACCATCCTGGGCACCCGCGTCAGCCGCAAGCGCATGCTGATGCTGCTGATGGGCCTGTTCATCGCGGGCAACGTGGTGTCCGCCCTCGCCCCCACCTTCGGCCTCATGCTCACCGGCCGCGTCGTCGCCTCGCTCGCCCACGGCGCGTTCTTCGGCATCGGGTCGGTCGTCGCCGCGGGCCTCGTCGCGCCGCACAAGCGGGCCGGCGCCATCGCGATGATGTTCACCGGTCTCACTCTCGCCAATGTCGTGGGTGTCCCCTTGGGTACGTACGTCGGCCAGAACACCGGCTGGCGCGCGACCTTCCTCCTCGTCGCGGGCCTCGGAGTCGTCGGTCTCGCCGGTGTCGCCAAGCTCGTACCGGAGCAGCCGCGCCCGAAGGGCGTACGGATCCGCCACGAGGTGGCCGCGTTCCGCAACGTCCAGGTTTTGCTCGCCATGGGGATGACGGTCCTCGGCTTCGGCGGAGTCTTCGCCGCGATCACCTACATCACCCCGATGATGACGCGGACCGCCGGCTTCGCCGACTCCTCCGTCACCTGGCTCCTGGTGCTTCTCGGCCTCGGCATGGTCGTCGGCAACCTCGTCGGCGGCCGGTACGCCGACCGCCACCTCATGCCCATGCTGTACGTGTCCCTCGGCGCCCTCTCCGTCGTCCTCGCGCTCTTCACCCTCACCGCGCACGACAAGATCGCCGCCGCCGTCACGCTCTTCCTGATCGGGGCGCTCGGTTTCGCGACCGTGCCGCCGCTCCAGAAGCGCGTGCTCGACCAGGCGTCGGGCGCCCCGACGCTGGCCTCCGCCGTCAACATCGGCGCGTTCAACCTGGGCAACGCCCTCGCCGCCTGGCTCGGTGGCCTGGTCATCGGCGCCGGGCTCGGCTACACCGCGCCCAACTGGGTCGGCGCCGCCCTCGCCGCTTCCGCGCTGCTCCTCGCCGTCGTCTCGCACACACTCGAACGCCGTGCGGCCCATGGCGGCGACGGCGCCGCCACGGACCTCACCGGGCCCGGTGCCGCCGCCCTTGCCGCGTCAGTCCCCACGGCTTCAGCACCGACACGACGGTCATGA